A genomic segment from Tachypleus tridentatus isolate NWPU-2018 unplaced genomic scaffold, ASM421037v1 Hic_cluster_2, whole genome shotgun sequence encodes:
- the LOC143242869 gene encoding sodium- and chloride-dependent creatine transporter 1-like, whose translation MTGYRPNWYFLATWVFVSPAICLGIFLFSVLRYKPLVYAETYVYPWWGEVLGWGIALASMLWIPLYAFHFMLVTPGSLKDRLIAGITPTLRPSKK comes from the exons ATGACAGGATATCGGCCTAACTGGTACTTCCTCGCTACCTGGGTTTTTGTCTCTCCAGCCATTTGTTTG GGAATATTCCTGTTTTCAGTTTTGAGATACAAGCCTTTGGTGTATGCAGAGACTTACGTTTATCCTTGGTGGGGAGAAGTCTTAGGCTGGGGGATAGCCCTGGCTTCAATGTTATGGATTCCGTTATATGCTTTTCATTTTATGCTGGTAACACCAGGTTCTCTTAAGGAC cgGCTGATTGCTGGCATAACTCCTACACTTCGACCTTCCAAGAAATAA